From the Acidilutibacter cellobiosedens genome, one window contains:
- a CDS encoding LolA family protein: MKKLFVGSIIILILLLLLFKIPTDKDNLYELQKTINNFENYSTISNITIMNQNKKSTYKIEETFVKPDKFKLKIIEPKETKGCIIIYNGNRLFLNQPIIGQSISIDKVDSLDKELFMGDFFRNLNLLEESHITQETIEDEKYIVIKIPMINKSDLRYYQKVWFNIKDFTPYKLNLLDKHDNVSVEILYENFCYDTVIEEEF; encoded by the coding sequence ATGAAAAAATTATTTGTTGGTAGTATAATTATATTGATACTTTTACTACTTTTATTTAAGATACCAACAGATAAAGATAATTTGTATGAATTACAGAAGACCATCAATAATTTTGAAAATTACTCGACGATTTCAAACATTACAATAATGAATCAAAATAAGAAATCTACATATAAAATAGAAGAAACGTTTGTAAAACCGGATAAATTTAAATTGAAAATTATTGAGCCAAAAGAAACAAAAGGGTGTATAATTATATATAATGGAAATAGGCTTTTTCTAAATCAGCCTATTATAGGTCAGTCTATTTCTATTGATAAAGTGGATAGCCTGGATAAAGAACTTTTTATGGGAGATTTTTTTAGAAACTTAAACCTTTTGGAAGAATCACATATTACCCAGGAAACCATTGAGGATGAAAAGTATATAGTAATTAAAATTCCTATGATTAATAAGAGCGACTTGAGGTATTACCAAAAGGTATGGTTTAACATAAAGGATTTTACTCCTTATAAGCTGAATTTGCTGGATAAACATGATAATGTAAGCGTAGAGATACTATATGAGAATTTTTGTTATGATACTGTAATTGAAGAAGAATTTTGA
- the alr gene encoding alanine racemase: MKELEETRPVWAEINLDNLAHNIKEVRRLTKKGTMVTAVVKANAYGHGAVEASEVFLNNGADRLAVATLSEGIELRKAGIKAPILILGYTPGSQNHTAIEWDIIQTVYSYKDAENISKEAKKLGENAVIHIKIDSGMGRIGFLPNDESVKEIEKISHLPYITMEGIFTHFAKADEKDKSSAREQYKKFNWVMEELEKKKINIPIKHVSNSAAIIDLPEYNLDMVRAGIIIYGLSPSKEVNLNKIDLKPALTLKAKISNVKTVPEGTGISYGQIFVTKRESKIATVPIGYADGFTRLLTNKGEVGIKGKRAPIVGKICMDQCMIDVTDIDDVKVGDEVILFGDGRDNSPHTDEIAEKLGTINYEIVCMVGRRVPRVYIKDGEIVNIVDYLLE; the protein is encoded by the coding sequence ATGAAAGAATTAGAAGAAACAAGGCCTGTATGGGCGGAGATAAATCTTGATAATTTAGCCCATAATATTAAAGAGGTGAGAAGATTAACTAAAAAAGGAACTATGGTTACTGCTGTAGTAAAGGCAAACGCTTATGGTCATGGGGCCGTTGAAGCTTCAGAGGTATTTTTAAATAACGGAGCAGACAGATTGGCTGTTGCAACTTTATCAGAAGGTATAGAATTAAGAAAAGCAGGGATAAAAGCTCCCATCCTTATATTGGGATATACTCCGGGTTCTCAAAATCATACGGCAATTGAATGGGATATTATACAAACGGTTTATAGTTATAAGGATGCAGAGAATATTTCTAAGGAAGCCAAAAAACTTGGGGAAAATGCCGTAATCCATATAAAAATTGATTCCGGTATGGGTAGAATCGGATTTCTTCCCAATGATGAAAGTGTTAAAGAGATAGAAAAAATATCTCATTTGCCTTATATTACAATGGAAGGAATATTTACTCATTTTGCAAAGGCAGACGAAAAGGATAAAAGCTCTGCAAGGGAACAATACAAAAAATTTAATTGGGTGATGGAAGAACTTGAGAAAAAGAAGATAAACATTCCCATAAAGCACGTATCCAATAGTGCTGCTATAATAGATCTGCCGGAATATAATCTTGATATGGTAAGAGCAGGAATAATTATATACGGTTTATCTCCGTCTAAAGAAGTAAACTTAAATAAAATTGATCTTAAACCTGCATTGACCTTAAAAGCCAAAATATCAAATGTAAAAACAGTCCCTGAAGGAACAGGAATAAGCTATGGGCAAATATTTGTGACAAAAAGAGAAAGTAAAATTGCTACTGTACCAATAGGATATGCCGATGGCTTTACAAGACTTTTAACAAATAAAGGAGAGGTTGGGATTAAAGGTAAAAGAGCTCCTATAGTAGGGAAGATATGCATGGACCAATGTATGATAGATGTAACGGATATAGATGATGTAAAAGTAGGGGACGAAGTGATACTATTTGGAGATGGGAGAGACAATTCTCCTCATACTGATGAAATAGCGGAGAAACTCGGCACTATAAATTATGAAATAGTGTGTATGGTAGGAAGACGTGTTCCCAGAGTATATATAAAAGATGGAGAAATAGTAAATATTGTAGATTATTTATTGGAATAA
- a CDS encoding CopG family ribbon-helix-helix protein, with amino-acid sequence MAGTKKIMISLPDSLLEEVDFIVSIEKKNRSEFVREAMKLYIREKSKVEIEEKLKNGYKEMSKINLSIAEIGMEQDMRELYVYEAKLTGCEQW; translated from the coding sequence ATGGCTGGGACTAAAAAAATTATGATAAGTTTACCTGATAGCTTATTGGAAGAAGTAGATTTTATAGTATCAATTGAAAAAAAGAATAGAAGTGAATTTGTACGAGAGGCTATGAAACTGTACATTAGGGAAAAGAGCAAAGTGGAAATAGAAGAGAAGTTAAAGAACGGATACAAAGAAATGAGTAAGATTAATTTGTCCATAGCTGAAATAGGTATGGAACAGGATATGAGAGAATTGTATGTTTACGAAGCAAAATTAACAGGGTGTGAACAATGGTGA
- a CDS encoding type II toxin-antitoxin system PemK/MazF family toxin — protein sequence MIIKRGDIFYADLSPVIGSEQGGVRPVLVVQNDIGNRYSPTIIIAAITSQINKAKLPTHVEINAEYGLPRDSVVLLEQIRTIDKKRLREKIGRFSDEMMVKVDECIKISLGLVDL from the coding sequence GTGATTATAAAAAGAGGAGATATTTTTTATGCGGACTTAAGTCCGGTTATAGGTTCCGAACAAGGAGGGGTTCGGCCTGTTTTAGTAGTTCAAAATGATATTGGGAATAGATATAGCCCTACAATTATTATAGCTGCGATTACATCTCAAATAAATAAGGCTAAATTGCCTACACATGTGGAAATTAATGCGGAATATGGTCTTCCAAGAGATTCTGTAGTACTTTTAGAACAAATAAGAACTATAGATAAAAAAAGGCTTAGAGAAAAAATTGGAAGGTTCAGCGATGAAATGATGGTTAAGGTTGATGAGTGCATAAAAATAAGTTTAGGGTTAGTGGACCTTTGA
- a CDS encoding GNAT family N-acetyltransferase → MAELRPYKIGDEEGIVKLFNEVFNKNRNVEYWKWEFLKNPYGQGVMALEDENGRIVGQCTLLPSKMQLGGREVLGGQSIDAMVHKDFRRRGYYEHMAFYSYELGIKRDIKFRYGFPSKPALQGILEKLGGSLVCDIPLYMDVYRIDNLMEDLIKNKILSKILAVPAMLMVKIYRGKVIKSKNTYEIEEITSFDNRFDEFWKEVKDKYPTMTARESVFLNWRVKDHPTIPYKTFAAVKDGNIKGYIIFKVEEKFVRGKYPLKFGSIVDLVGENEDVIVCLYEKAKEYLKTDGVNFTVCWILNGMIYGETIKKLGFIKTKSTIPFAVKNLTENHEIDPYIFEEKNWYLMPIESDIY, encoded by the coding sequence TTGGCGGAATTAAGACCTTACAAAATAGGAGACGAAGAAGGAATAGTCAAACTTTTTAATGAGGTATTTAATAAAAATAGAAATGTAGAATATTGGAAATGGGAATTCCTTAAAAACCCTTATGGACAAGGAGTAATGGCTTTGGAAGATGAAAATGGCCGAATAGTGGGACAATGTACTCTTCTTCCTTCCAAAATGCAGTTGGGAGGCAGAGAAGTTTTGGGAGGACAATCAATTGATGCCATGGTTCATAAGGATTTTAGAAGAAGGGGATACTATGAGCATATGGCATTTTATTCCTATGAATTGGGAATAAAAAGAGATATTAAATTTAGATACGGGTTTCCGAGTAAACCAGCTCTTCAGGGAATACTTGAAAAGCTGGGAGGAAGCTTGGTTTGTGATATTCCCCTATATATGGATGTATACAGGATAGATAATTTAATGGAGGACTTGATTAAAAATAAAATTTTAAGTAAAATATTAGCTGTACCTGCAATGCTCATGGTAAAAATATATAGAGGAAAAGTTATCAAAAGCAAAAATACTTATGAAATAGAAGAAATCACTTCTTTTGATAACAGATTTGATGAATTTTGGAAAGAGGTAAAAGATAAGTATCCTACAATGACTGCAAGAGAAAGTGTATTTTTAAATTGGAGAGTGAAGGACCATCCTACCATACCTTATAAGACTTTTGCAGCAGTCAAAGACGGCAATATTAAAGGATACATAATTTTTAAAGTTGAGGAAAAATTTGTCAGAGGAAAATATCCTTTAAAATTTGGGAGTATTGTAGACTTGGTTGGAGAAAATGAAGATGTTATAGTGTGCTTATATGAAAAGGCTAAAGAATATCTGAAAACTGACGGAGTTAATTTTACTGTATGCTGGATATTGAATGGGATGATATATGGAGAAACGATTAAAAAATTGGGATTTATTAAAACTAAAAGTACCATTCCCTTTGCAGTGAAAAATTTGACTGAAAATCATGAAATAGACCCTTATATCTTTGAAGAAAAAAATTGGTATTTAATGCCAATAGAATCGGATATATATTGA
- a CDS encoding PIG-L deacetylase family protein, giving the protein MIKRIIKILLKYPIILFNKIYTYYYYKNSSKNDNIDVDDMFKRGKNVLVFSPHVDDETIGLGGALLKHKDNSDEVSVVYITDGRGSTSEFSEDRTIELRRKEGEELKKVLNIKEMYFLNEEDGQVDSNKIELINEICEILNSVKPDIIYTPFLIDGHRDHVETTKLLINALSKEGGNFENIYMYEVNCPIMPEIINSMNIMEDDIFKKKEKLFSIFKSQWAMGFDAFILLNRRKKLILDKGAAAEVFVKGNYEEVKKIKEFLETEKFDCNNFRQLSSEYNLFLSFRKGKAYKKKYSHVVNEFIERKAVSQ; this is encoded by the coding sequence ATGATAAAAAGAATAATAAAGATATTATTGAAATATCCCATTATCCTATTTAATAAAATTTATACTTATTATTATTATAAAAACAGTTCTAAAAATGATAATATTGATGTGGATGATATGTTTAAAAGAGGGAAAAATGTTCTTGTATTTTCACCTCATGTGGACGATGAGACGATAGGATTGGGAGGAGCCTTATTAAAGCATAAAGATAACTCTGATGAAGTATCTGTCGTATATATAACAGACGGGAGAGGAAGCACATCAGAATTTTCTGAAGACAGAACGATAGAACTGAGAAGAAAAGAAGGAGAAGAATTAAAGAAAGTTTTAAACATAAAGGAAATGTATTTTTTAAATGAAGAGGACGGACAAGTAGATTCAAATAAAATTGAATTAATCAATGAAATATGTGAAATACTTAATTCAGTTAAACCGGATATTATCTATACTCCATTTTTGATTGATGGGCATAGGGATCATGTAGAGACTACTAAATTACTTATAAATGCCTTGAGCAAAGAGGGAGGAAATTTTGAAAATATATATATGTATGAAGTTAACTGTCCTATTATGCCTGAAATTATAAACAGTATGAATATTATGGAAGATGATATATTTAAAAAGAAGGAAAAATTATTTTCAATATTTAAATCTCAATGGGCAATGGGTTTCGACGCCTTTATCCTTTTGAACCGGAGAAAAAAGCTTATATTAGATAAGGGAGCCGCGGCAGAAGTATTTGTTAAGGGAAATTATGAGGAAGTCAAAAAAATTAAAGAGTTTCTTGAAACAGAAAAATTTGATTGCAACAACTTTAGACAATTAAGTAGTGAATACAATCTTTTTTTATCATTTCGAAAGGGGAAAGCTTATAAAAAAAAGTACAGCCACGTAGTAAATGAATTTATTGAAAGAAAGGCAGTATCACAATAA
- a CDS encoding glycosyltransferase family 4 protein, with translation MKVLHLISGGDTGGAKTHIISLLKGLGKNIDAKVICFIEDTFYEDGLKAGINIEVYKQKERYDLSVITRLEEEIEKENYDIIHCHGARANTIGMLLKRKIDKPFVTTIHSDYKLDFKDNVYKRIVYTAINSIALKKFDYYIAISNNFKKMLIDRGFDEKKIFIVYNGIDLNEKIEYVNKKEFLERYNISGENKILVGIAARLDAVKDHETFIKGAAEVLKKRDDVIFLIAGEGNDQKELVSLTEKLNISDKVYFLGFVKDQYSFFNAIDINVLTSLSESFPYVILEGARVKKPVISTNVGGIKDLIENGYNGFLIDVGDYRALSKYILNLLEDKSIIKTMGENLYNSVEEKFSSDKMVKDHIKTYNEILKNRRQK, from the coding sequence ATGAAAGTACTTCATCTTATAAGCGGTGGAGACACTGGTGGGGCTAAAACTCATATTATATCTTTGCTTAAGGGTTTAGGGAAAAATATTGATGCCAAGGTTATTTGTTTCATAGAGGATACATTTTATGAAGACGGGTTAAAAGCAGGTATTAATATAGAAGTTTATAAGCAAAAAGAAAGATATGATTTAAGTGTAATTACAAGACTTGAAGAAGAGATTGAAAAGGAAAATTATGATATTATCCATTGCCATGGAGCAAGGGCCAATACTATCGGTATGCTTTTAAAGAGAAAAATTGATAAACCTTTTGTTACTACTATACATAGTGATTATAAATTGGATTTTAAAGACAATGTTTATAAAAGAATAGTGTATACGGCAATTAATTCTATTGCATTAAAAAAATTCGATTATTATATTGCCATTTCCAATAACTTTAAAAAAATGCTTATCGATAGAGGTTTTGATGAAAAAAAGATATTTATTGTCTATAATGGAATAGATTTAAATGAAAAAATAGAGTATGTTAATAAAAAAGAATTTCTTGAAAGATATAATATTTCAGGAGAGAATAAAATTTTAGTTGGAATAGCGGCAAGGCTTGATGCCGTAAAAGATCATGAAACCTTTATAAAAGGGGCCGCTGAAGTTTTGAAGAAGAGAGATGATGTTATATTTCTCATTGCAGGTGAGGGAAATGACCAAAAAGAGCTCGTCTCTTTGACGGAAAAATTGAATATATCGGATAAGGTATATTTTTTAGGATTTGTAAAGGATCAATATTCGTTTTTTAATGCAATTGATATTAATGTCCTTACTTCTTTAAGTGAAAGCTTTCCTTATGTAATATTAGAAGGAGCGAGGGTTAAGAAACCTGTAATAAGTACTAATGTAGGAGGTATAAAAGATTTGATAGAAAACGGATACAATGGTTTTCTTATCGATGTGGGAGATTATCGTGCTCTTTCAAAATATATACTTAATCTTTTGGAGGATAAGAGTATAATAAAAACTATGGGAGAAAATCTATATAATAGTGTAGAAGAAAAATTTTCTTCTGATAAAATGGTAAAAGATCATATTAAAACTTATAATGAAATTTTGAAAAACAGGAGGCAAAAATAA
- a CDS encoding DUF4330 domain-containing protein produces MKIINEKGKLFGIINIIDLVVIVALVLLIVGGVKRFVTTRPEMVSDSKKAIITIEVSEIRTPTVEGLVVGDPLYHYDKGTYLGKIVDKTVEDYREPVESGDGRWVNAVVPDEYVAILTVESDDAKETQDAVIAGGEQIRIGAQYRLKNKKVAVFGTILGVEVK; encoded by the coding sequence ATGAAGATAATAAATGAAAAGGGAAAATTATTTGGAATAATAAATATAATTGATTTGGTGGTAATAGTTGCTCTTGTATTATTAATAGTAGGCGGGGTTAAAAGATTTGTAACAACAAGGCCTGAAATGGTTTCGGATTCTAAAAAGGCAATTATAACGATAGAAGTTTCCGAAATAAGAACTCCTACAGTAGAGGGGCTTGTAGTTGGAGATCCTTTGTATCATTATGACAAGGGAACTTATCTTGGAAAGATAGTAGATAAAACCGTTGAGGATTACAGAGAACCTGTGGAAAGCGGAGACGGACGATGGGTTAATGCAGTGGTTCCCGACGAATATGTAGCGATACTTACTGTTGAAAGTGATGATGCAAAAGAAACACAGGATGCGGTAATAGCAGGAGGAGAACAGATTAGGATAGGTGCTCAGTACAGACTTAAAAATAAAAAAGTTGCGGTATTTGGGACTATTTTAGGTGTTGAAGTAAAATAG
- a CDS encoding O-antigen ligase family protein: MVVEKIHKKELVLPIALGIIFSLIYFELPLKYFAALFMGTVVGILILHDIKIGIFLAPLFIPFLPDMAGLIYLIFIFAAFLYKGTFKRINPLTTNSIDTPIALFVIAITISTITSLNPMGSFRDFAIHISAIAFAFTVMNSIDNKKDLNILLTVMVFSATLIALYGFYQYKVGVKMEDKWLDMANNPGVTTRIFSVFGNPNILAEYLIMSTPVSIGLFWYNKRFYKKVMFLVTSLILMLALILTLSRGGWLGFAFGMLVFVLLVEKRLLLLLIPLGIGGVYLLPETIMNRIMSIGNLADSSNAYRIKIWKIAIDIIKDFPIAGVGFGYIPFKQVFETYIRTMPAYHAHNTYLETLAEMGIGGFIIFIILIFILYKYSIKKLIVNQKDRYIRTVSAGVLSGLSAILAHGAVENVLYLPKIIITFWFLVSFILVLMRISDKSVGLDR; encoded by the coding sequence ATGGTGGTAGAAAAAATTCATAAAAAAGAACTAGTCCTCCCTATAGCTTTGGGAATAATTTTTTCTCTAATATATTTTGAATTGCCTTTGAAATATTTCGCCGCTTTATTTATGGGAACGGTAGTAGGAATATTGATACTTCATGATATAAAAATAGGAATATTTTTGGCTCCTCTTTTCATTCCATTTTTGCCTGATATGGCAGGATTGATTTATTTGATTTTCATTTTTGCTGCTTTTTTGTATAAAGGTACTTTTAAAAGAATAAATCCTTTAACTACGAATTCCATAGATACTCCTATTGCTCTTTTTGTTATTGCGATAACTATTTCGACTATTACAAGTTTAAATCCAATGGGAAGCTTCAGGGATTTTGCTATTCATATTTCTGCTATTGCTTTTGCTTTTACGGTAATGAATAGTATAGATAATAAAAAGGATTTGAATATATTATTAACGGTAATGGTATTTTCTGCAACTTTAATAGCCCTTTACGGATTTTATCAATATAAGGTAGGAGTCAAGATGGAGGATAAATGGCTGGATATGGCCAATAATCCGGGTGTAACCACTCGAATATTTTCCGTATTCGGTAACCCTAATATATTGGCGGAATATTTAATAATGTCTACGCCTGTATCTATAGGATTATTTTGGTATAATAAAAGGTTTTATAAAAAGGTCATGTTTTTAGTCACTTCTTTAATATTGATGCTGGCATTGATTTTGACTTTATCCAGAGGAGGTTGGCTCGGATTTGCCTTTGGAATGTTGGTGTTTGTTTTATTGGTGGAAAAGAGGCTTTTGCTTTTGCTGATTCCTCTAGGAATAGGAGGAGTATATTTACTTCCTGAAACGATAATGAACAGAATAATGAGTATAGGGAATTTAGCAGATTCATCCAATGCTTACAGAATTAAAATTTGGAAGATTGCTATTGATATTATAAAAGATTTTCCCATTGCCGGTGTAGGATTTGGCTATATTCCTTTTAAACAAGTTTTTGAAACTTATATAAGAACTATGCCTGCTTATCATGCCCATAATACATATCTTGAAACTTTGGCTGAAATGGGGATAGGAGGATTTATTATATTTATAATATTAATATTCATTTTGTACAAATATTCAATAAAGAAACTTATAGTAAATCAAAAGGATAGATATATCCGTACTGTGTCGGCAGGGGTTCTTTCAGGGCTGTCAGCTATATTGGCCCATGGAGCTGTGGAAAATGTCCTATATCTTCCTAAAATAATAATTACATTTTGGTTCTTAGTATCTTTTATTTTAGTACTCATGCGTATATCAGATAAATCTGTAGGATTAGATAGGTAA